A single genomic interval of Zobellia nedashkovskayae harbors:
- a CDS encoding FecR family protein — protein sequence MRYNNYTEENFIADEYFQKWVLGSDEMCDNFWSNWLEDYPHKLETVKKARTLVLLLNTEESKLPEKDFDAMWRNIVERRANESNLAINQRNSKKGIILKVAAVFVGIMVTTLAVYYANTNLASTTAAPAQITLELEDGTLKILDEEAFGAVTNANGNLVVQQQQNLLNYAENDAPNQKLVYNQLTVPYGKKFQLQLSDGSHVFLNSGSKLRYPVNFIEGMPRNVYLDGEAYFSVEKDTERPFTVVTHDMDTRVLGTEFNVSSYMNENNTSTVLVEGSVVVFKSDENEMTELVKIKPGERAVFENDEIGVSTVSIDKYIAWKEDKLLFEDDQFYLILNELERNFNVTIENKYVALGDKRFTGSFDGETLEQILKICSEHTPFDYAINADKITITKNQESLN from the coding sequence ATGAGGTATAATAACTATACAGAAGAGAATTTTATTGCAGATGAATACTTCCAGAAGTGGGTGTTAGGTTCTGATGAAATGTGTGATAATTTTTGGAGTAACTGGTTGGAAGACTACCCTCATAAATTAGAGACTGTAAAAAAGGCTCGAACGTTAGTGTTATTACTCAATACTGAGGAGAGTAAGCTTCCTGAAAAAGATTTTGACGCAATGTGGAGAAACATTGTAGAAAGAAGAGCAAACGAATCCAATTTAGCTATAAACCAAAGAAACTCCAAAAAAGGTATTATCTTAAAAGTAGCGGCTGTTTTTGTGGGTATTATGGTAACCACCCTAGCTGTCTATTATGCTAACACTAACCTTGCATCAACTACCGCCGCACCAGCTCAAATTACTTTAGAACTTGAAGATGGAACCCTCAAAATTTTGGATGAAGAGGCTTTTGGGGCTGTTACCAATGCTAATGGTAATTTGGTAGTACAACAACAACAGAACTTATTGAATTATGCAGAAAACGATGCGCCAAATCAAAAACTGGTGTACAATCAACTAACGGTGCCTTATGGGAAAAAGTTTCAGTTACAGCTTTCGGATGGTTCTCATGTGTTTCTCAACTCGGGCTCAAAGCTTAGATATCCTGTAAATTTTATAGAGGGAATGCCTAGAAATGTATACTTGGATGGTGAGGCTTATTTTTCGGTTGAAAAAGACACTGAAAGACCCTTTACAGTAGTGACCCATGATATGGATACTAGAGTACTAGGTACGGAATTCAATGTTTCTAGTTACATGAATGAAAACAACACTTCTACTGTACTGGTCGAAGGGAGTGTAGTCGTTTTTAAATCTGATGAAAACGAAATGACCGAATTAGTAAAAATTAAGCCTGGCGAACGTGCGGTATTTGAAAACGATGAGATAGGTGTTAGTACCGTAAGCATTGATAAATATATAGCATGGAAAGAAGATAAACTACTTTTTGAAGATGATCAGTTCTACTTAATATTAAATGAACTGGAGCGAAACTTTAATGTGACTATAGAAAATAAATATGTGGCATTGGGCGACAAAAGATTCACAGGGTCTTTTGATGGAGAAACACTTGAGCAGATATTAAAAATCTGTAGTGAACATACTCCTTTTGACTACGCTATAAATGCAGATAAAATTACGATTACCAAAAACCAAGAGAGCCTAAATTAA
- a CDS encoding sulfatase-like hydrolase/transferase, giving the protein MKYKINSNYYRLLLAITLFVGCKAETKTVAKSDKPNILFLFTDDQRYTSVGSLGIEEVLTPALDGLMEQGTSFTNSYILGAPHGAVCSPSRAMLMTGRHYFNLEPNVYAQFSVADSLKGVSKHLTFPEYFKANGYHTFATGKQHNGVQWVEKGFDEGKSLYLGGMTKHFGTKVKDFNKERGWSKPYINEEKFSSELFADAAIDFLEDDKSDSPFLIYVAFTAPHDPRTAPKEYHAMYLEEETKVPENFMEGHPFPIADMKIRDEKLAAFPRTKKEVKKHISDYHAMITATDTQIERVLEALKASGKADNTIIVFSGDNGLAVGQHGLLGKQSVYEHSIKVPLIFVGPGIPKNQKREAFAYLHDVFPTLCGLVDIDIPESIQTENLSPILSGDKKQVRPSMLYAYNAWPGDKKPTQRGAHRAVRKGDYKLIVSSKDGKVTYQLFNIKNDPWEMENLISYLEFKNKKSDLLIELKSLMKKTGDPADLNEEMFGLYSLEQSE; this is encoded by the coding sequence ATGAAGTACAAAATCAACTCAAACTATTACAGGCTGTTATTAGCTATTACACTCTTTGTAGGATGTAAGGCTGAAACCAAAACTGTTGCAAAATCGGATAAGCCTAATATACTTTTTTTATTTACTGATGACCAACGCTATACATCCGTTGGTAGTTTAGGAATAGAAGAGGTCTTGACCCCTGCTTTAGATGGTTTAATGGAACAAGGCACCTCGTTTACCAATTCTTATATTTTGGGAGCACCCCATGGTGCTGTTTGTTCGCCTAGTAGGGCAATGTTAATGACGGGTCGTCATTATTTTAATCTAGAACCTAATGTATATGCGCAGTTCTCAGTTGCCGATAGTTTAAAAGGAGTCTCAAAGCATTTGACCTTTCCAGAATATTTTAAGGCTAACGGATACCATACTTTCGCTACTGGAAAACAACATAACGGCGTGCAATGGGTAGAGAAGGGGTTTGATGAAGGTAAATCATTGTATTTAGGAGGAATGACTAAACATTTTGGTACAAAGGTCAAAGACTTCAATAAGGAAAGAGGCTGGTCTAAACCTTATATCAATGAAGAGAAATTTTCTAGTGAACTTTTTGCTGATGCAGCTATCGATTTCTTAGAAGATGATAAATCTGATAGTCCTTTTTTAATATACGTAGCCTTTACGGCACCGCATGATCCCAGGACCGCTCCAAAAGAATACCATGCTATGTATTTGGAGGAAGAAACCAAAGTTCCTGAGAATTTTATGGAAGGGCACCCTTTTCCCATTGCCGATATGAAAATACGCGATGAAAAGTTAGCTGCTTTTCCAAGAACCAAAAAGGAGGTTAAGAAGCATATATCAGATTATCATGCTATGATAACCGCTACAGATACTCAAATTGAAAGAGTATTAGAAGCATTGAAAGCTTCAGGAAAAGCGGATAATACGATTATAGTTTTTTCTGGCGATAACGGCCTTGCAGTGGGGCAACATGGTTTGTTGGGCAAACAAAGCGTTTATGAACATAGTATAAAAGTTCCATTAATTTTTGTAGGCCCAGGAATACCAAAAAATCAAAAAAGAGAGGCGTTCGCGTATCTGCATGATGTATTTCCTACACTTTGCGGATTAGTAGATATTGACATACCAGAATCTATTCAAACAGAAAATCTAAGTCCAATTTTATCTGGTGATAAAAAGCAGGTCAGACCATCAATGCTCTATGCTTATAATGCATGGCCTGGTGATAAAAAGCCAACACAAAGAGGGGCACATCGAGCAGTTCGTAAAGGAGATTATAAACTAATCGTTAGCAGTAAAGATGGTAAAGTTACATATCAGCTTTTCAATATAAAAAACGACCCTTGGGAAATGGAAAATCTAATTTCATATCTAGAGTTCAAAAATAAGAAATCTGATTTACTGATTGAACTGAAATCATTAATGAAAAAAACCGGGGATCCAGCTGATTTAAATGAAGAAATGTTCGGTTTATATAGCTTGGAACAATCAGAGTAA
- a CDS encoding RagB/SusD family nutrient uptake outer membrane protein yields the protein MKNIYKLLILSAIFSLTACEDYLDKPPLDEISEVTFYQNSNDLRTAVNGFYNDLPGWQGLNVGFNILPDSSTDMGTTEAPSNGLSGLAYDLPTSGSGFGAGTNWSWDEVREINFLIDRLDQPISIDDTDQALIDQFSGEAYFFRAYYYFLQLTRYGDVPIFPNSFTADDEEFVFAARDPRNEVADFILSDLDTAIGLMLSFSEIPDAPRVSREAAQLFKATVALYEGTWEKYHNNTPLGVAGSDGSRFLEIAADAAQDVMNSGVFSLHNDYASLFNQVGLANNTEVLLWKDYDAVSLGLANVLQISWPNRCGYTKFAVDSYLAADGLPTALSDVDGSNLDLNTIEIGRDPRLAELIMVPGDVVEIRNGETLLWEFPDFGDANTGNTGYESQKYRNVNYDGDVDDFTQNTSRIIMRYAEALLIFAEAKAELGTITQSDLDISINLLRDRAGMPGITLSNIAVDPNWPDYGYNLTPIQYEVRRERSVELMAEGFRTNDLRRWRAHALFDGDQPRGAFYNDGIVNTVSVETPLDSDGFLLPFSNFGNYNFDPTRGYLSPIPTDELILNPNLEQTPGW from the coding sequence ATGAAAAATATATATAAACTACTTATTCTAAGTGCAATATTTTCTTTAACAGCTTGTGAAGATTACTTAGATAAGCCGCCTTTAGATGAAATTTCCGAAGTTACTTTTTATCAAAATTCTAATGACCTTAGAACAGCTGTAAATGGGTTTTATAATGACTTACCGGGCTGGCAAGGTCTTAATGTTGGTTTCAACATTTTACCTGATAGTAGTACGGATATGGGGACGACTGAAGCCCCGAGCAATGGACTCAGCGGATTAGCTTATGATTTGCCAACCTCTGGTTCCGGCTTTGGCGCGGGCACCAATTGGAGTTGGGATGAGGTGAGGGAAATAAACTTTCTTATAGATCGTTTAGATCAACCTATATCTATTGATGATACGGACCAAGCTTTAATTGACCAATTTTCTGGAGAAGCCTATTTTTTTAGAGCCTACTATTATTTTCTTCAATTAACAAGGTATGGAGATGTGCCAATATTCCCTAACAGTTTTACCGCTGACGATGAGGAATTTGTTTTTGCAGCTAGAGACCCAAGAAACGAAGTTGCGGATTTTATTCTTTCAGATTTAGACACTGCAATTGGTCTAATGCTATCTTTTTCAGAAATTCCTGATGCTCCAAGAGTAAGTAGAGAAGCTGCGCAACTGTTTAAAGCAACAGTGGCTTTGTATGAAGGTACTTGGGAAAAATACCATAACAACACCCCTTTAGGTGTTGCAGGATCAGATGGTAGTCGTTTTCTTGAAATAGCAGCAGATGCAGCGCAAGATGTAATGAATAGCGGTGTATTTTCTTTACACAACGACTATGCAAGTTTATTTAATCAAGTTGGTTTGGCTAACAATACAGAGGTATTGTTATGGAAAGATTATGATGCGGTTTCATTAGGCCTGGCAAATGTGTTACAGATATCATGGCCCAATAGATGTGGCTACACTAAATTTGCGGTTGATAGTTATTTGGCTGCGGATGGTTTACCTACTGCTTTAAGTGATGTTGATGGAAGTAATTTAGACTTAAACACTATTGAAATTGGCAGAGATCCAAGATTAGCTGAATTAATTATGGTTCCTGGCGACGTGGTGGAAATACGAAATGGAGAGACTTTACTTTGGGAATTTCCAGACTTTGGTGATGCAAACACGGGCAATACAGGTTATGAAAGTCAGAAGTACAGAAACGTAAACTATGACGGTGATGTTGATGATTTTACTCAGAATACGTCAAGAATTATTATGCGTTACGCAGAAGCATTGTTAATTTTTGCAGAAGCGAAAGCTGAATTAGGTACCATTACGCAATCAGATTTAGATATATCTATAAATCTATTGCGTGACCGTGCTGGTATGCCCGGTATTACATTGTCCAACATTGCTGTAGATCCTAACTGGCCAGATTATGGCTACAATTTAACTCCTATTCAATATGAAGTTAGAAGAGAGCGTTCTGTTGAACTTATGGCAGAAGGATTTAGAACAAACGACTTAAGGAGATGGAGAGCACATGCATTATTTGATGGTGATCAACCAAGAGGTGCATTTTATAACGATGGTATAGTGAACACTGTATCTGTCGAAACTCCCTTGGATAGCGATGGCTTTTTATTACCGTTTAGTAATTTTGGAAACTACAACTTTGATCCAACTAGAGGGTATTTAAGCCCTATACCAACGGACGAACTTATTTTAAACCCTAACCTAGAACAGACTCCAGGTTGGTAA
- a CDS encoding SusC/RagA family TonB-linked outer membrane protein, protein MKKRRNTPGGWKYIFPKFDLKMKLSLLFLFTALLQLQANVGYAQKTKISLDLDNVSVLNVIAEIESKSEFKFFYSKEDLEAIGSISIKANKENIDKILQRIFSKGTIKYKVLEKQIILTPLKGEEKNVDEGNYVDGPIQQQFKVSGQVYDSNGLPLSGASVLEKGTINGVTVNFDGEFVIEVGSADAVLEISYIGFTTKEVPVDGKDEVVVTLKENTSELKEVIVVGYGTQKKVNLTAAVSQVDAEVFKDRPTANAVQSLQGTVPGLFITNSTAGGEPGADSNINIRGYLTSGATGAIGDSGPLVLVDGVRMEINDINPQDIESVSVLKDAAAAAIYGSNAASGAILVTTKSGKASNGKARISYSSNVAFSSPTSYPDAASPIDFAYTINDARINNGQGVYYDETDLANIRANMANPGSAPSIESNATGNAWNYGTIGIEGTGATDWDEIILKKSAVRTKHDLSISGGTEKVNYYISAGAYDEEGLLKVGDESFQRYNIDAKFSAQANEWLTVELYTKYLKSFTDFPSETGQGTDLRNKTRVLDLITKIKPTLPQFDPIYGEELLQHTYYPFWEFQRLKTRTDQIILAPKFIIRPTENLTLNVDLNYRRNNGFREETILAHQQVVPNGLVDRISQQQTSYSPTVSRTEYFSPNIYANYDKTVNNHNFNVTAGFQSEITDVYSLQATTDYLITNDIVSLSAALDDDQIINDEIIQDFTTVGYFGRLRYNYKEKYLAEFTYRRDGSSRFAPGNQWVGLPSFSVGYNIAKENFWPIDKINTFKLRGSYGSLGNQNVELYRYLSTIPINTPGTSFLFNGQQGIFSSTPDLASQGLTWETVTTTDIGLDFGAFDNKLNMAFSWYRIDTEDMTGPGLDLPSQLGVTPPFRNVGTSRVQGFDLEVTWRQQLGDFGYSIRGVLNDYKQTIVDYPNEGSILNSFFEGQDLGAIYGYETDGLFQSNEEADAYTAGVDQSFINGNAYEAGDLRYVDQNGDGLIDNGNNADGDSGDLKVIGNSTPRFQYGFTVGMNYKNFDFNAFLQGVGKRDVNLVTGNSQGFRGPSNGPFHAFVWEGHLDYWRPEDTTNPLGANTDAYFPKPYLNGGGRTNKNYNQNTTHFIQSGAYARLKSLQIGYTLPSDLTNKFNISNIRLYVTGENLFTISDLIFFDPETVRDFAGNSDLVGSASSYPLSKIVSFGANISF, encoded by the coding sequence ATGAAAAAACGAAGGAACACTCCTGGAGGTTGGAAGTATATTTTTCCAAAATTCGACTTAAAGATGAAATTATCGTTATTGTTCTTGTTTACCGCATTACTTCAGCTACAAGCTAATGTAGGATATGCCCAAAAAACCAAGATTTCTTTAGATCTTGACAACGTATCCGTGCTCAATGTTATTGCGGAAATAGAGTCAAAATCCGAATTTAAATTCTTTTATAGCAAAGAAGACCTTGAAGCAATTGGGTCTATTAGTATCAAAGCTAACAAAGAGAATATAGATAAAATTCTACAACGAATTTTCTCTAAAGGCACTATCAAGTATAAGGTTCTAGAGAAGCAAATTATTCTAACCCCTTTAAAGGGTGAAGAAAAAAATGTAGATGAGGGCAACTATGTAGACGGTCCAATTCAACAGCAATTTAAAGTTAGTGGTCAGGTCTATGATTCAAATGGCTTACCATTATCTGGGGCTAGTGTACTTGAAAAAGGTACGATTAACGGAGTTACTGTAAATTTTGATGGTGAGTTCGTTATTGAAGTAGGTAGTGCAGATGCTGTACTGGAGATATCCTATATTGGTTTTACCACCAAGGAAGTTCCTGTAGATGGCAAGGATGAAGTAGTAGTAACTTTAAAAGAAAATACTTCAGAATTAAAAGAGGTAATAGTTGTTGGTTACGGTACTCAGAAAAAGGTGAATTTAACCGCAGCAGTATCGCAAGTAGATGCTGAAGTTTTCAAAGATAGACCTACTGCTAATGCTGTACAATCTTTACAAGGTACGGTGCCTGGTTTGTTTATTACTAATTCTACAGCTGGGGGTGAGCCTGGTGCTGATTCTAATATCAACATTCGTGGTTACTTAACAAGTGGTGCAACTGGTGCTATAGGAGACAGCGGTCCTTTAGTACTTGTAGACGGAGTGCGTATGGAAATAAACGATATTAACCCACAAGATATTGAATCTGTCTCTGTACTTAAAGATGCCGCTGCCGCTGCCATATATGGCTCAAATGCCGCTTCAGGTGCTATTTTGGTGACCACTAAAAGTGGTAAAGCTTCAAATGGAAAGGCTAGAATAAGCTATAGCTCAAATGTAGCTTTTTCATCCCCTACGTCATATCCAGATGCTGCGAGTCCTATTGACTTTGCTTATACTATTAATGATGCCCGTATTAACAATGGTCAGGGAGTTTATTATGACGAGACCGACTTAGCCAATATAAGAGCTAATATGGCTAATCCAGGTAGTGCACCTTCTATAGAGAGCAATGCTACTGGGAACGCTTGGAATTATGGGACAATTGGTATCGAAGGTACGGGCGCAACGGACTGGGATGAGATTATTCTAAAAAAATCTGCGGTAAGAACAAAACATGATTTAAGTATATCCGGTGGTACCGAAAAAGTGAACTATTATATTTCTGCGGGTGCTTATGATGAAGAGGGTTTACTAAAAGTAGGAGACGAATCTTTTCAGAGATACAATATAGATGCAAAATTCAGTGCACAAGCCAATGAATGGTTAACAGTAGAATTATATACTAAGTATTTAAAAAGTTTTACTGATTTTCCTTCAGAAACTGGTCAGGGAACGGATTTACGAAATAAAACCAGAGTTCTTGATTTAATTACTAAAATAAAACCTACACTACCACAATTCGATCCAATTTATGGTGAAGAATTATTACAACATACTTATTATCCATTTTGGGAGTTTCAACGTTTAAAGACTAGGACCGATCAAATTATTCTTGCACCTAAATTCATTATTCGACCCACAGAGAATCTTACATTAAATGTAGATTTAAATTATAGAAGAAATAATGGCTTTAGGGAAGAGACTATTTTGGCGCATCAACAAGTTGTCCCAAATGGTCTTGTTGATAGAATTTCTCAACAACAAACGTCGTACTCACCAACAGTTTCTAGAACTGAATATTTCTCGCCAAATATCTATGCCAATTATGATAAAACTGTAAATAACCATAATTTTAATGTAACGGCAGGTTTTCAAAGCGAGATAACCGATGTTTATTCTCTCCAAGCTACAACAGATTATTTAATTACAAACGATATAGTTTCTCTCAGTGCTGCATTAGACGATGATCAAATAATTAATGACGAGATTATCCAGGACTTTACTACTGTAGGTTATTTTGGTAGGTTGAGATATAATTATAAAGAAAAGTATCTTGCAGAGTTTACTTATAGAAGGGATGGCTCTTCTCGATTTGCACCAGGAAATCAATGGGTAGGATTACCTAGTTTTTCCGTTGGTTACAACATTGCCAAAGAAAATTTTTGGCCAATTGATAAAATCAACACTTTTAAATTAAGAGGGTCTTATGGTTCTTTAGGAAATCAGAATGTAGAACTCTACAGATATCTATCTACTATTCCTATAAATACACCTGGAACTAGCTTCTTATTTAATGGGCAACAGGGTATTTTTTCTTCAACACCCGACCTAGCAAGTCAAGGTTTAACTTGGGAAACTGTGACCACAACAGATATAGGTTTAGATTTTGGTGCTTTTGACAATAAGTTGAACATGGCTTTTTCTTGGTACAGAATAGACACCGAGGACATGACCGGTCCAGGTTTAGATTTGCCATCACAGCTTGGGGTTACACCTCCCTTTCGTAATGTTGGAACATCTAGAGTGCAAGGTTTTGACCTAGAAGTAACATGGCGACAGCAATTAGGAGATTTTGGATATAGTATTAGAGGTGTTCTTAATGATTATAAGCAGACGATTGTAGACTACCCTAATGAAGGTAGTATTTTGAACAGTTTCTTCGAAGGTCAAGATCTTGGAGCTATTTATGGTTATGAAACTGATGGTTTGTTTCAAAGCAACGAAGAAGCTGACGCATACACAGCAGGAGTAGATCAATCCTTTATTAACGGAAATGCTTATGAAGCTGGAGATTTAAGATATGTCGATCAAAACGGTGATGGTCTTATAGATAACGGTAATAATGCAGATGGCGATAGTGGAGACCTTAAAGTTATAGGTAATAGTACACCGCGTTTCCAATACGGATTTACAGTGGGTATGAATTATAAAAATTTTGATTTCAATGCCTTTTTACAAGGAGTAGGAAAACGTGACGTAAATTTAGTTACAGGAAATTCTCAAGGATTTAGAGGTCCATCTAATGGTCCCTTCCATGCTTTTGTTTGGGAAGGCCATTTAGATTATTGGAGACCAGAAGATACGACTAATCCGTTAGGTGCCAATACAGATGCTTATTTTCCAAAACCTTATTTAAATGGTGGAGGTAGAACCAATAAAAACTACAATCAAAATACAACGCACTTTATACAAAGCGGTGCCTATGCTAGATTAAAAAGTTTACAGATAGGATATACCCTCCCTTCAGATTTAACTAATAAATTTAATATTAGCAATATAAGATTGTACGTAACAGGTGAAAATTTATTTACTATTTCTGATTTGATCTTTTTTGATCCTGAGACGGTGAGGGATTTTGCTGGTAATAGTGACCTAGTAGGTAGCGCATCATCCTATCCATTATCCAAAATAGTGTCGTTTGGAGCAAATATCTCATTTTAA
- a CDS encoding sulfatase family protein, translating into MKNLIMLKKMYYRKGKVNQGALFFNLFYLTLLFASCQTKVDDKKTEQPPNIIFIMSDDHAYQAISAYGHGLNNTPNIDRIANEGALFTKGYVNNSICAPSRAAMLTGKHSHMNGKVDNILPFDWSQDNFAKHLQTAGYETALIGKIHLDGIPQGFDYSNVLPGQGQYYSPEFIENGIKKTYQGYITQVTTDLTLDWLDKKRDEKKPFMVMYHQKAPHRTWMPEEKYFTLFDDTQFTPPDNFFDDYEGRPAAADQEMGIYKDMDLVYDLKMLDKEKEIKTPYRGMFQRQYDRMTDEQKKAWDAYYDPIIKDFKSKNLEGKDLALWKYQRYMQDYLRTIQSVDDGVGEVLDYLKENGLEENTIVVYTSDQGFYLGEHGWFDKRFMYEESFRTPILMKYPKEIKAGSKINNLIQNIDFAPTFLDYANVEIPKDIQGESFRKLVSGEASEWRDAIYYTYYEYPAEHKVKRHYGIRTDRYKLIHFYYDIDVWELYDLEQDPTEMKNLYDNPEYASVQENMHKQLQDLRKKYGDSDELTQQNLERFLDAKGIEK; encoded by the coding sequence ATGAAAAATTTGATAATGCTGAAAAAAATGTATTACCGAAAGGGTAAAGTTAACCAAGGAGCTCTATTTTTTAATCTGTTTTATTTAACACTTCTGTTTGCAAGTTGCCAAACAAAAGTTGACGATAAAAAAACGGAACAGCCGCCGAATATCATTTTTATAATGAGCGATGACCATGCGTACCAAGCCATAAGTGCTTACGGTCATGGTTTAAATAATACCCCTAATATTGATAGAATTGCAAACGAAGGTGCATTGTTCACCAAAGGATATGTCAACAATTCAATATGTGCACCAAGTAGGGCGGCAATGCTCACCGGTAAACATAGCCACATGAACGGTAAGGTAGATAATATATTACCTTTTGATTGGAGTCAAGATAATTTTGCCAAACACTTACAAACAGCGGGTTATGAAACTGCTTTGATAGGTAAAATTCATTTAGATGGTATCCCACAAGGTTTTGATTATTCAAATGTGCTACCAGGGCAAGGTCAATATTATTCACCTGAGTTTATTGAGAACGGAATCAAAAAAACGTATCAAGGCTATATCACTCAAGTAACCACAGATTTAACCTTAGATTGGTTAGATAAGAAACGAGATGAGAAAAAACCTTTTATGGTAATGTACCATCAAAAAGCACCGCACAGAACATGGATGCCAGAAGAAAAGTACTTTACTTTATTTGACGATACTCAATTTACACCACCGGATAATTTTTTTGATGACTATGAAGGCAGGCCAGCTGCCGCGGACCAAGAAATGGGTATCTACAAAGACATGGATTTGGTGTATGATTTAAAAATGCTCGATAAGGAAAAAGAAATTAAAACTCCTTATCGTGGAATGTTCCAAAGGCAGTATGACCGAATGACTGATGAACAAAAAAAGGCTTGGGATGCGTATTACGATCCAATCATTAAGGATTTTAAATCAAAGAATTTAGAGGGTAAGGATTTAGCGCTTTGGAAATATCAAAGGTATATGCAAGATTACTTACGTACAATTCAATCTGTTGATGATGGCGTTGGTGAAGTTTTAGACTATTTGAAGGAAAACGGATTAGAAGAAAATACGATTGTAGTATATACTTCTGATCAAGGTTTTTATTTGGGAGAGCATGGTTGGTTCGATAAGCGTTTTATGTACGAAGAGTCCTTTAGAACTCCAATTTTAATGAAGTATCCAAAGGAGATAAAAGCAGGTTCAAAAATCAACAACTTGATTCAGAATATTGATTTTGCCCCAACATTCTTGGACTATGCAAACGTTGAAATACCGAAAGACATACAAGGAGAATCGTTCCGAAAATTAGTTTCTGGTGAAGCTTCAGAATGGCGCGATGCTATTTACTATACGTATTATGAATATCCTGCGGAACATAAAGTAAAACGGCATTACGGCATTAGGACAGATAGGTATAAGCTCATTCATTTCTACTATGATATTGATGTATGGGAATTGTATGATTTAGAACAAGATCCCACAGAAATGAAAAATCTATATGATAACCCTGAATATGCATCGGTTCAAGAAAATATGCATAAACAGCTTCAAGATTTACGTAAAAAATATGGGGATAGTGATGAATTGACCCAACAGAATTTAGAGCGGTTTTTAGATGCGAAGGGAATAGAGAAATGA